A window of Syntrophobacterales bacterium genomic DNA:
TCATACTGGCATTGAATCAGTTTATCAAGGATAGTTTTTCGTTCTATCTGCTGCCCTTCTTCGACATAGATCAGCATACCGTAATAAGCTTCCGGAGAACCAAGCCCGTAAATGCATGACACGCTTGCCACGATGATTACATCATCTCTGTCAAAAAGGGCGTTCGTCGCCAGAAGCCTCAATTTGTCTATCTCTTCGTTAATTGACGCATCTTTCTCTATATATGTGTCCGTATGGGGCAGATATGCTTCCGGTTGATAGTAGTCGTAGTAGCTCACAAAGAAATGGACTTCGTTTTCAGGAAATAGACCTTTAAATTCTCCATAAAGTTGGGCTGCCAAAGTCTTGTTATGGGAAATCACCAGGGTGGGTCGTTGGACCTTTTCGATCACATTGGCCATAGTGAAGGTTTTCCCGGAACCAGTCACCCCGAGAAGGACTTGATGAGAAACACCTGCCTCTATGTTTTTTGAGATGTTTTCAATGGCTTGGGGTTGATCGCCTCTGGGCTTGTAATCACTCGCAATCCTGAACTTTGGCATGCCTATAGTCTAACCGGGAGACCCGGTCTTTGTCAAAAGACCCGAGGGTGAGGGGAGACTCAAGGTATTAAGAGGCAAAAGATCAAAGCCAGAAAACGGGTATTCAAGCAGAAGCCTAAATTGTGCTGACGACACGCGCCGAAAAGTGACGATAGGTGCCACATTATACTCGCCAAAGTCGAACGGGCGGGATACCGAAAGAGTAGAGCTAACGGCAATGCTGGACACTGGTCTCACCCGCGCCCATGATCGTGTCGTGCGTCTGTATACCTGCACCTGCCAGCGCCTGACGCTGGAGTCACTCAGGATACGGGTTTCGGGGGCTTGGTGGGTGGTGCGATAGCGCACCGCCTGATGAGTTTGGGCTGTTGATATAATATATAAAATTTGCTATGATTTTTCAATGGGAACTAATAGGGCAAGACCATTGTTTGCGGCCGCTTGGGTTGCCTCAGAAGAGATTTACAGTTCCACCAACCAGGCCGGAGAGGGTTGCTGATGTCATTGGCGGGACCGTAGCGGTCAATATCAGGCTCAAGGATCCAAAGGTACGTTTGGACAAACACCTGTGCGGTCCGTATGAGCTATATCCTTAACAAGACGCACACATATATCCCGCGAGAATCCGGAAAACGGTGACGGGTGCTGACAGACGAAACTACTTTTTTCGTGTTCGCGATCTGATCGACTTCCTGCGCACGGAATGGGGCGCCCCCGATAAAGTTGTCAGATATCCCCATCCTAGCGATTTGGAAGGGGAGCAAGGAATCATTACCTTCACTGTGACAGGCTGGTCAGACGCTGGCGGACATGCAACGCTTTACGACGGTCGTTCCCGTTCGTGCTATGACAGCTGCTACTTTTACGAAAAGGAAGCGGCGCATACAACCACCCAGGCCAATTTCTGGAGCCTGCCATGCGATACCTGCTTATAGTCGCTTTGTGTCTGTGTTCATCCATAGCGCATGCGAGGATGGATGAACGAAACAACGCCATCAACTTCAAAGATCGTGCGCTGGCGTTTTGTATTGCAAAAGCATACAATGACTCGCCAGCGGCTGAGCTGGATGCCAGAAAAACCGGTGGCATTTATCTTAATTTGACGTATTTCGATCTGGATTCCAATACGAAACTCCTCGCTTTGATCGATAAATACCTGCGCTGCGACTACAGCATGCCCTTCGAGGGATATGTCGATGCAAAGTTCGACCTCCTGAAGTGCTTCGACATGTACCACAGT
This region includes:
- a CDS encoding type VI secretion system amidase effector protein Tae4 → MTGADRRNYFFRVRDLIDFLRTEWGAPDKVVRYPHPSDLEGEQGIITFTVTGWSDAGGHATLYDGRSRSCYDSCYFYEKEAAHTTTQANFWSLPCDTCL
- a CDS encoding type VI secretion system amidase immunity protein Tai4; this translates as MRYLLIVALCLCSSIAHARMDERNNAINFKDRALAFCIAKAYNDSPAAELDARKTGGIYLNLTYFDLDSNTKLLALIDKYLRCDYSMPFEGYVDAKFDLLKCFDMYHSPELDALVRKYVPHPNWIGYKPPKKQRK